From Mytilus galloprovincialis chromosome 9, xbMytGall1.hap1.1, whole genome shotgun sequence, the proteins below share one genomic window:
- the LOC143045466 gene encoding uncharacterized protein LOC143045466, whose product MIVLIVTLALAVGSQAQICCVPAQWEGTEGTIIAVSQNDTADPMIVTGSVSVAYDATNKRVAAMLYVSTRGYNGNVGVILNYAQGIQYTVSGNNCTRTPLGAFVPNCIPSDAKLQRSSYMGPPSNKMMINSYTYMRGPLEVGVTVTANTCVPVGEVVNGQTANEFVIQSVGFSNITPGISKADSFTPPSSCLNSPLVQANLIPMQGRLLRRYLDLLP is encoded by the exons ATGATTGTACTCATAGTAACTCTAGCTCTAGCAGTAGGATCACAAGCACAAATATGTTGTGTACCTGCTCAGTGGGAAGGCACGGAGGGAACGATTATAGCTGTTTCTCAAAATGATACAGCAGATCCGATGATAGTTACG GGTTCTGTAAGTGTTGCGTATGATGCCACCAACAAACGCGTAGCTGCAATGTTGTACGTGAGTACAAGAGGTTATAACGGAAATGTTGGTGtcattttgaattatgcacag GGCATTCAATACACAGTCAGTGGTAACAACTGCACTAGAACACCTCTTGGGGCATTTGTTCCTAACTGTATTCCAA GTGATGCAAAATTGCAGCGATCAAGCTATATGGGACCTCCCAGTAACAAGATGATGATAAATTCATACACTTACATGAGAGGACCGTTGGAAGTTGGTGTAACAGTAACAGCTAATACATGTGTACCAGTGGGAGAGGTGGTCAATGGTCAAACTGCAAATG aatttgtcaTACAGAGTGTAGGTTTCAGTAACATTACTCCAGGAATAAGCAAGGCTGATTCATTTACTCCACCCAGCAGCTGTTTGAACAGTCCTTTGGTGCAAGCT aaCTTGATTCCAATGCAAGGCAGACTTTTGAGAAGATACTTAGATTTATTGCCATAG
- the LOC143045459 gene encoding RING finger protein 151-like, whose amino-acid sequence MTKRRGKEQKVPEEPEERYFLNPESVSSHLFCSICQDVFNQPYRAPCGHSFCKACITSWLRNSKTCPEDRKSLQLHQMHHDFIVENIIGDQMVACPFRKSGCDFIGQLQMLKSHKKSCEFNPNNLPDFLKMKEKENTPDSNVADDEVLSSPAKPSLMMRLFRSGDSQKSLLKTMFEEKENTPST is encoded by the exons ATGACTAAAAGGAGAGGGAAAGAACAGAAAGTGCCAGAAGAACCTGAAGAAAG ATACTTCCTTAATCCCGAGTCCGTCAGCTCTCACTTATTCTGTTCCATATGTCaggacgttttcaatcagccatACAGAGCTCCATGTGGTCATAGTTTCTGCAAAGCG TGCATAACGTCATGGTTACGGAACAGCAAGACTTGTCCAGAGGACAG aaAGAGCTTACAATTACACCAAATGCACCATGACTTTATCGTTGAAAATATTATAGGAGATCAAATG GTTGCATGTCCATTTAGAAAATCGGGCTGTGATTTCATTGGACAGTTGCAAATGTTAAAATCCCATAAGAAATCTTGTGAATTTAATCCAAATAACCTACctgattttctgaaaatgaaagaaaaagaaaatacgccAG ATTCAAATGTTGCAGATGATGAAGTCCTGTCTTCTCCAGCAAAACCGTCCTTAATGATGAGACTGTTTCGTTCCGGTGACAGTCAAAAATCTTTGTTGAAAACTATGTTTGAAGAAAAGGAAAATACACCTTCAACTTGA